The Solibacillus sp. FSL W7-1464 genome contains a region encoding:
- the secG gene encoding preprotein translocase subunit SecG, producing the protein MHTLFSVLLIIVAIALIVVVLLQSGKSAGLSGAISGGAEQLFGKQKARGMDLVLHRTTIVLSVAFFVLALAITKF; encoded by the coding sequence ATGCATACGTTATTTTCAGTATTACTTATTATCGTAGCTATAGCCTTAATCGTTGTTGTATTATTACAATCAGGTAAAAGCGCTGGTTTATCAGGTGCCATCTCTGGTGGAGCTGAGCAACTGTTCGGTAAACAGAAAGCTCGCGGAATGGATCTAGTCCTGCACCGCACAACAATCGTTCTTTCTGTTGCATTCTTCGTATTAGCACTAGCGATTACGAAATTCTAA
- a CDS encoding nuclease-related domain-containing protein translates to MQQSRHYLFVKTLLNRMKMDDLDAPAIEQEFYRLEAGLSGEQKLKRLLSDYHFKSASHIFYNFECINSKGFTHQMDALLITPHFVVVMEVKQMSGTLFYKPALHEFSRVHENISENFPNPFDQAYRHQLFLEHQFKAWQISIPVYHIVALANHRATLDHSLSSFPIMHMSGIPRFIEKLYRQHPNPRANITFLQNQLEQLYEQLPPRRTIERNRLRNGVLCRECDYANEMHYRQGYFLCLVCGVKSKDALFETFLQYRILVGPRITNKEFREFFNISCIHIASKLLARAGLEKHGVNKGTYYLIPEKFE, encoded by the coding sequence ATGCAGCAATCCAGGCATTATTTATTTGTCAAAACATTGTTGAATCGCATGAAAATGGATGATTTGGACGCACCCGCAATCGAACAGGAATTTTACCGATTGGAGGCCGGCTTATCAGGAGAACAAAAGTTAAAACGGCTGCTCTCGGACTATCATTTTAAATCCGCTTCCCATATTTTTTATAATTTTGAATGCATCAATTCAAAAGGTTTTACCCATCAAATGGACGCTTTGCTCATTACACCGCATTTTGTCGTCGTCATGGAAGTCAAACAAATGTCCGGCACCCTTTTCTATAAACCCGCGCTCCATGAATTTTCCCGCGTCCATGAAAATATCAGCGAAAACTTCCCCAACCCGTTTGACCAGGCATACCGCCATCAGCTTTTTTTAGAACATCAATTCAAAGCGTGGCAAATCTCCATTCCCGTTTACCACATCGTCGCGCTTGCCAATCACCGCGCTACACTCGACCATTCCCTTTCCAGTTTCCCGATCATGCATATGAGCGGCATCCCGAGATTTATCGAAAAACTGTATAGACAGCACCCGAACCCCCGAGCAAATATTACTTTTCTGCAAAACCAATTAGAGCAGCTTTACGAACAGCTTCCCCCGCGCCGAACGATTGAAAGGAACCGGCTCCGCAATGGCGTTCTTTGCAGGGAATGCGATTATGCCAATGAAATGCATTATAGGCAAGGCTATTTTCTTTGCCTGGTGTGCGGTGTGAAAAGTAAAGACGCGTTGTTCGAAACTTTTCTACAATACCGAATTTTAGTCGGCCCCCGCATAACGAATAAAGAATTCCGTGAGTTTTTTAATATATCCTGTATCCACATTGCTTCGAAACTGTTGGCGAGAGCCGGTTTGGAGAAGCACGGGGTGAATAAGGGAACGTATTATTTGATACCGGAGAAGTTTGAGTAG
- a CDS encoding helix-turn-helix domain-containing protein — MALAYVGGLPEVNGLRNAELVDKIVILVEKYSVHADCLALVEDIIAGEYPDYNNIFEQQVGMPVNEYITKVRLHKAEGLLEDTQMDFKEISKMIGLNGYFEFTQMFKRFHGVTPVDYRNQLYKQG; from the coding sequence ATGGCATTAGCATACGTAGGGGGACTTCCAGAAGTGAATGGATTACGCAACGCAGAATTGGTCGATAAGATTGTCATTTTAGTAGAAAAGTATAGTGTACATGCCGATTGTTTGGCATTAGTTGAGGATATAATTGCCGGTGAGTATCCGGACTATAATAATATTTTCGAACAGCAAGTCGGGATGCCGGTCAATGAATATATTACGAAAGTTCGCTTACACAAAGCAGAAGGATTACTGGAAGATACGCAAATGGACTTCAAGGAAATTTCAAAAATGATCGGGTTGAACGGTTACTTTGAATTTACGCAGATGTTCAAGCGATTCCACGGTGTCACACCGGTAGACTACCGCAATCAATTATATAAACAAGGCTAA
- the smpB gene encoding SsrA-binding protein SmpB — translation MAKGAGKVLAQNKKASHDYFIEETIEAGMVLTGTEIKSVRGARVQLKEAYISIMGGEAWVKNMHISPFDQGNRYNHDPLRERKLLLHKKQISELVGAVKRDGYTIVPLKMYIKDGYAKLLIGLAKGKKDYDKRHDMKKKEAKRDMERAFKDRQQ, via the coding sequence ATGGCAAAAGGCGCAGGGAAAGTTTTAGCTCAAAACAAAAAAGCGAGCCATGATTACTTCATAGAAGAAACGATTGAAGCAGGGATGGTACTGACAGGAACGGAGATTAAATCCGTACGTGGTGCCCGTGTCCAGCTGAAGGAAGCGTATATTAGTATTATGGGTGGAGAAGCATGGGTAAAAAATATGCATATTTCGCCATTCGACCAAGGGAACCGCTACAACCATGATCCTTTACGCGAACGCAAGCTGCTCTTACATAAAAAGCAAATCAGTGAATTAGTCGGTGCCGTAAAGCGTGACGGCTACACAATCGTTCCGCTGAAAATGTATATTAAAGACGGCTATGCGAAGCTATTGATCGGTCTTGCAAAAGGTAAGAAAGATTACGATAAACGTCATGATATGAAGAAAAAAGAAGCGAAGCGTGATATGGAACGTGCTTTCAAGGATCGCCAGCAGTAA
- a CDS encoding phosphomannomutase, with protein sequence MILLEQSRGLLENGDRILEEVDTLFEHPEPLLEQTAFILENRQFIRTNKFILELFRIY encoded by the coding sequence TTGATTTTATTAGAACAATCGAGAGGTTTATTAGAAAATGGCGACAGGATATTAGAAGAAGTAGATACTTTATTTGAACATCCGGAACCCTTATTAGAACAAACCGCATTTATATTAGAAAATCGGCAATTTATTAGAACAAATAAATTTATATTAGAACTTTTTCGGATATATTAG
- a CDS encoding DUF7309 domain-containing protein: MHQIRIQSIKNPTIYRIVQVSESMSLFDLDTVISTAFSIEDESDVFFEFFQVKGKKSHQVIPLYSESYDEFESLEETVGEWFVKIDDGMDYMTEAGIKLKLTLEKVIEIEDVEACIIDGQGDLFSKRKNIDIDALNKVLQLEMELDRSLFSEIEKGLMDNLFPDYLTLFEVADEFKKLKPWQYFNNEDIIAVQLNDMKYFISVMGAGGQEYGLMMYDEAFGYQSLEKIINGEALSDDFSIDMSALTVNYVDRDELDKEDYELIKEHGLSFRGKKNWIAFKTFEPGFVPMQPDYDEVETMIELIELMIQVTKMRMSGWEYPMVPMYGYPLFEVQNDGEVDLLGIIEMERIEDWVLEIDVNDLEVAKIKKKQKSPLEIEFDYFYMPYAVDGEEERPLYPLINIIVNHTTGEVIHHEIVPFRKHSFVQQLLFWNMLKDLAVLPSKIFVSAEVCRILMPVAKLVGIELVVSELPNVDEFREMLKFNPPF, encoded by the coding sequence GTGCACCAAATTCGAATTCAAAGTATAAAAAATCCTACTATTTATCGTATTGTTCAAGTATCTGAAAGTATGAGCCTTTTTGATTTGGATACAGTTATATCAACGGCATTCTCGATAGAAGATGAAAGCGATGTGTTTTTTGAATTTTTTCAAGTAAAGGGAAAAAAATCGCATCAAGTGATTCCACTCTATAGTGAGAGTTATGATGAATTTGAAAGCTTGGAAGAAACGGTTGGAGAATGGTTTGTAAAGATTGATGATGGAATGGATTATATGACTGAAGCCGGAATAAAACTAAAGCTTACATTAGAAAAAGTAATTGAAATTGAAGATGTAGAAGCTTGTATCATAGATGGACAAGGGGATTTATTTTCAAAACGAAAAAATATTGATATTGATGCGTTAAATAAAGTACTGCAACTGGAAATGGAGTTAGATAGAAGTTTATTTTCTGAAATTGAGAAAGGTTTAATGGACAATTTATTTCCGGATTACTTAACATTATTCGAGGTAGCAGACGAGTTTAAAAAACTGAAGCCTTGGCAGTATTTTAATAATGAAGATATTATTGCGGTTCAGTTAAATGATATGAAGTACTTTATTTCTGTTATGGGAGCTGGTGGCCAGGAATATGGATTAATGATGTATGATGAAGCCTTTGGTTATCAATCATTAGAGAAAATTATTAACGGTGAAGCTTTATCGGATGATTTTTCAATTGATATGAGTGCATTAACGGTGAATTATGTTGACCGAGATGAACTTGATAAAGAAGATTATGAACTAATTAAAGAACATGGCTTATCGTTCCGCGGGAAGAAAAACTGGATTGCTTTCAAAACATTTGAACCTGGATTTGTTCCGATGCAGCCGGATTATGATGAAGTAGAAACGATGATTGAGTTAATAGAACTGATGATTCAAGTAACCAAAATGCGGATGAGTGGCTGGGAATATCCGATGGTGCCAATGTATGGCTATCCTCTATTTGAAGTGCAAAATGATGGCGAAGTGGATTTGTTAGGCATTATTGAAATGGAACGAATTGAAGATTGGGTGCTCGAGATTGATGTAAATGATTTAGAAGTTGCAAAAATAAAAAAGAAGCAAAAGAGTCCACTAGAAATAGAATTTGATTATTTTTATATGCCTTATGCAGTAGACGGGGAGGAGGAACGTCCACTGTATCCTCTTATAAATATAATAGTTAATCATACTACTGGAGAAGTTATTCACCATGAAATTGTTCCATTTCGGAAACATTCGTTTGTTCAGCAATTGTTGTTTTGGAATATGTTAAAGGATTTAGCGGTTCTTCCTAGTAAAATATTCGTATCAGCAGAAGTATGTCGTATTTTAATGCCGGTTGCAAAGCTTGTTGGAATCGAATTGGTAGTAAGTGAGCTACCAAACGTTGATGAGTTTAGAGAAATGTTGAAGTTTAATCCACCTTTTTAA
- a CDS encoding DUF4030 domain-containing protein, with product MKFTDEQFSELEEELKITEKSKNQLKYKILQNINKREKHNRKRYFGIVVAVCMLFIITSPFYSPTMARVAERILPISITPSYSNGQYNPDLTSQLAELVEREGYSFNSVGIKPSPYTIEISLILKDSTLKQATENLEPKVTNFLYENGYDQYELIISEGTEEQIPPKTEEDDTYEKVREIVKEVFSAYGYAKEADYELAGLQETWFSNIVLIDMPDHVDESNEIVKDIEKEIEAQDINIKDIKVSTFNLKHRLQDNRWGYISSDIYNAMAGKSTYQVTGLSYKVRKGHSYVSIKTDFEQPPSEGIIEKIELAVQDYLALTDTKEVIQSDKYTIQFLLKNGEESFIKIKN from the coding sequence GTGAAATTTACAGATGAACAATTTAGTGAACTCGAAGAAGAATTAAAGATAACGGAGAAATCCAAAAATCAACTTAAATATAAGATTTTGCAGAATATAAATAAACGTGAAAAGCATAATAGAAAACGGTATTTTGGGATTGTTGTTGCGGTTTGTATGCTATTTATCATTACTTCACCGTTTTATTCACCCACAATGGCGAGGGTAGCGGAGAGAATATTACCAATTTCTATTACTCCAAGTTATTCAAATGGTCAGTATAATCCAGATTTAACATCCCAACTTGCAGAATTAGTCGAAAGGGAAGGATACTCTTTTAATTCAGTAGGAATCAAGCCATCGCCATATACGATAGAAATATCGCTTATATTGAAAGATTCTACATTAAAACAGGCAACAGAAAATCTCGAACCAAAGGTAACAAATTTTCTATATGAAAATGGTTATGACCAGTATGAATTAATAATTTCTGAAGGAACTGAAGAACAAATTCCTCCAAAGACTGAAGAGGATGACACATACGAAAAAGTACGCGAGATAGTGAAAGAAGTATTCTCAGCCTATGGATATGCCAAGGAAGCAGATTATGAATTAGCTGGGTTACAAGAAACATGGTTTTCCAATATTGTTTTAATTGATATGCCTGACCATGTCGATGAGTCCAATGAAATTGTTAAGGATATCGAAAAAGAAATAGAAGCACAGGATATAAATATTAAGGATATTAAAGTAAGTACTTTTAATTTAAAACATCGCCTACAAGATAACCGTTGGGGTTATATTTCATCTGATATATATAATGCAATGGCTGGGAAATCCACTTATCAAGTGACTGGGCTCTCCTATAAGGTAAGGAAAGGACACTCCTATGTTTCAATCAAAACGGATTTTGAACAACCACCTTCGGAAGGAATAATAGAAAAAATTGAATTAGCTGTACAAGATTACTTAGCTTTAACGGATACGAAAGAGGTAATACAAAGTGACAAATATACGATTCAATTCCTATTAAAGAATGGAGAGGAATCGTTTATTAAAATAAAAAACTAA
- a CDS encoding transposase, giving the protein MMEKQRRNHVDAATKELIIRSVAEDGAKVADIAGRYDVGPSTVHRWVKEYRASLTDLVPESELKKIRVSYEKKIRALEEENEILRKAIRGFSDIER; this is encoded by the coding sequence ATGATGGAAAAACAACGCCGTAACCATGTGGATGCGGCAACTAAAGAGCTCATTATTAGATCTGTTGCGGAAGACGGCGCAAAAGTTGCTGATATTGCCGGTCGATATGATGTCGGCCCATCGACGGTCCATCGGTGGGTGAAAGAATACCGCGCGTCATTGACAGACTTGGTTCCAGAGAGCGAATTGAAAAAAATAAGGGTATCGTATGAGAAGAAAATCCGTGCGTTGGAAGAAGAGAACGAAATTTTGAGAAAAGCGATTCGAGGATTTTCGGACATTGAACGGTAG
- a CDS encoding FtsW/RodA/SpoVE family cell cycle protein, with the protein MNEKSQIMKKIDWILVVIIFIFFCISLLAISSAQTTSYTGINFIPRQVIYYGILGFIILCVMYFDIEQYKKITWYLYGIGILLLVTLIFMPEGKGQIGEIINGAKSWYHTPLGNIQPSEFMKTFYILACAKTISLHNEKHYLRTLKTDFYLLIKILGLLVVPFLLVFNQPDLGSALVFIAITIALILVSGISWLIITPLVTVGIAAGSFVIWMVFNMQDFLKDNFGIEPYKLGRIFSWFDPYTYASDEGFQLISSLNSIGSGEIFGKGYLNREVYVVENHTDFIFTVIGEEWGFIGASFVICMYFLLMYHMIKIAMKIKDPYSTYICTGIIAMITFHVFENIGMTIQLLPITGIPLPLISYGGSSLMGNALALGFIFSMHYHHRSYLFDVNEDD; encoded by the coding sequence GTGAATGAAAAAAGTCAAATCATGAAGAAAATCGATTGGATATTAGTTGTGATTATATTCATCTTTTTCTGTATTAGTTTATTAGCTATTTCTTCTGCACAAACAACCAGTTATACAGGTATCAATTTTATACCCAGGCAAGTAATCTATTATGGAATTTTAGGGTTTATAATACTCTGTGTCATGTATTTCGATATTGAACAATATAAAAAAATTACTTGGTATTTATATGGCATTGGCATTCTATTACTCGTCACTTTAATATTTATGCCAGAAGGAAAAGGACAAATTGGTGAAATCATCAATGGAGCAAAAAGTTGGTATCATACCCCTTTAGGAAATATTCAACCATCTGAATTCATGAAAACTTTTTACATATTGGCTTGTGCCAAAACAATCAGTTTGCATAATGAAAAACATTATTTACGTACATTAAAAACTGATTTTTATTTATTAATTAAAATATTAGGCTTACTGGTTGTGCCATTCTTACTTGTATTTAATCAACCTGATTTAGGTTCAGCACTTGTTTTTATCGCTATTACAATTGCTTTAATACTCGTGTCCGGAATTTCATGGTTGATAATAACACCATTAGTAACCGTAGGAATAGCAGCTGGAAGTTTTGTTATATGGATGGTTTTTAATATGCAAGATTTTTTGAAAGATAATTTTGGCATTGAGCCTTATAAATTGGGACGTATATTTTCATGGTTTGATCCTTATACCTACGCTTCCGATGAAGGTTTTCAATTAATATCTTCACTAAATTCAATTGGTTCAGGTGAAATATTTGGTAAAGGTTATTTAAATCGTGAAGTATATGTAGTTGAAAATCATACAGATTTCATTTTTACAGTTATTGGTGAAGAGTGGGGATTTATTGGAGCAAGTTTTGTCATTTGTATGTACTTTTTGTTAATGTACCATATGATTAAAATTGCGATGAAAATTAAAGATCCATACAGTACATATATTTGCACAGGGATTATCGCAATGATTACATTCCATGTCTTTGAAAACATCGGTATGACAATTCAATTACTACCGATTACAGGTATCCCATTGCCGTTAATTAGTTATGGAGGTAGTTCATTAATGGGTAACGCACTTGCGCTCGGCTTTATTTTTAGCATGCATTATCATCATCGTTCCTATTTGTTTGATGTTAATGAGGATGATTAA
- a CDS encoding RNA polymerase sigma factor, with the protein MQQEELTKWIEQYGESVLTYILLIVRDYQQAEDLTQETFIKAYKHQHQFEQKSSVKTWLFSIAHNVTKDYFRKKHPLQHFFGLTMEEKDYKPMPEQIAAMNFQTEQLYRTIQQLKPTYRHVIILRKLKEFSTAETALILNWSESKVKMTLTRALVQLKNELIKGGFTSEIYR; encoded by the coding sequence TTGCAACAAGAGGAGTTGACCAAATGGATTGAACAATACGGTGAATCGGTATTAACATACATACTATTAATCGTGAGAGACTACCAACAAGCAGAAGATTTAACACAGGAAACATTTATAAAAGCCTATAAGCACCAACATCAATTTGAACAAAAATCCTCTGTGAAAACATGGCTATTTAGCATCGCACATAATGTCACCAAGGACTATTTCCGAAAAAAACATCCGTTGCAGCACTTTTTCGGTTTAACGATGGAAGAGAAAGATTACAAGCCAATGCCCGAGCAAATCGCAGCAATGAATTTTCAAACAGAACAATTATACAGAACGATTCAACAATTAAAGCCTACATACAGGCATGTCATCATCTTGCGAAAGTTAAAAGAATTTTCAACTGCAGAAACAGCTCTTATTTTAAACTGGTCTGAGAGTAAAGTGAAAATGACATTAACAAGAGCGTTAGTTCAACTGAAAAATGAGTTGATAAAGGGAGGGTTTACCAGTGAAATTTACAGATGA
- the rnr gene encoding ribonuclease R — MTQKNELQQRVLDMMKDEGYKPMTVSEIEDVLELEEADEFRELVKTLVKMEAQGQIVRSRSNRYGLPERMNLLRGRFIGNAKGFGFVAPEEQGMDDIFIPAHEVNGALNEDTVLVRVLKEQSGDRREGTIVKIVERSKTSFVGTYQANRGFGFVVTDDKKLNMDIFIAKEDAMGAVDGHKVVVEVTHWPDATKSATGMITKILGHKNDPGVDILSILYKYDIPPEFPAEVVQAAVDVPDEISEQDLVGRRDLRNEVIVTIDGADAKDLDDAVTVVKNDNGTYKLGVHIADVSYYVTQGSVLDQEAYERATSVYLTDRVIPMIPHRLSNGICSLNPQVDRLTLSCEMTIDQAGQVVKHEIFQSVIKTTERMTYSDVYNILENPDENPELMERYESLVPMFRDMADLAQILRNKRMSRGAIDFDFKESKVLVNEDGWPTDIVLRERTVAERLIEEFMLAANETIAEHFHWMELPFLYRIHEDPKPEKLQRFFEFVTNFGIMIKGTGNSVHPKALQEVIRSIEGLPEEPVISTMLLRSMQQAKYYAESLGHFGLSTEFYTHFTSPIRRYPDLIVHRLIRTYLINGDTSKETVVQWSAVMDEIADHTSGRERRAVEAERDTDALKKAQFMSDKIGEEFEGIVSSITNFGIFVELENTVEGLVHISNMTDDYYRFEDRHMMMIGERTGRQFRIGDEVKIRVANVVIEESSVDFEIVDMVSSPRPARRQTSKVIHAGRREGRKKDDERTGEKRDRKSRGGSKARPEKAKRSGSSDRDPRGRRKEGKSGDKPKFYEGIAKGKKKKSKKK, encoded by the coding sequence ATGACACAAAAAAATGAATTACAACAGCGCGTCCTTGATATGATGAAGGATGAAGGCTATAAACCGATGACTGTATCGGAAATTGAAGATGTACTTGAATTAGAAGAAGCGGATGAGTTCCGTGAGTTAGTGAAAACACTCGTAAAAATGGAAGCGCAAGGACAAATCGTTCGCTCCCGTTCAAATCGCTACGGTTTACCGGAACGCATGAATTTACTGCGCGGCCGCTTTATCGGGAACGCCAAAGGATTCGGTTTCGTCGCACCGGAAGAACAAGGCATGGACGATATTTTCATTCCGGCACATGAAGTGAACGGTGCACTGAATGAAGATACCGTGCTCGTACGTGTATTAAAGGAACAATCAGGTGACCGCCGTGAAGGAACGATCGTGAAAATCGTCGAACGCAGCAAAACATCATTTGTAGGTACATACCAGGCAAATCGCGGTTTTGGGTTTGTTGTTACAGATGATAAAAAATTAAATATGGATATCTTTATCGCAAAAGAGGACGCAATGGGTGCGGTCGACGGACATAAAGTCGTTGTAGAAGTAACGCACTGGCCAGATGCGACGAAATCTGCGACAGGGATGATTACGAAAATTTTAGGTCATAAAAATGATCCGGGTGTGGACATTTTATCGATTCTGTATAAATATGATATTCCGCCAGAATTTCCTGCTGAGGTTGTCCAAGCGGCAGTCGATGTACCGGATGAGATTAGCGAACAGGATTTAGTCGGACGCCGTGACCTTCGCAATGAAGTGATCGTCACAATCGATGGTGCGGACGCGAAAGACTTGGATGATGCCGTAACGGTTGTAAAAAATGACAATGGCACATACAAGCTTGGTGTTCACATTGCGGATGTTAGTTATTACGTGACACAAGGCTCTGTACTCGATCAGGAAGCATATGAACGCGCGACATCTGTTTACTTAACGGACCGTGTAATTCCGATGATTCCACACCGTTTATCGAACGGTATCTGTTCATTGAACCCACAAGTTGACCGCTTAACATTGTCATGCGAAATGACAATCGACCAAGCCGGTCAAGTGGTGAAGCATGAAATTTTCCAAAGTGTCATTAAAACAACGGAGCGTATGACGTATTCGGACGTTTACAACATTTTAGAAAATCCGGACGAAAACCCGGAATTAATGGAGCGCTATGAAAGTTTAGTGCCGATGTTCAGAGATATGGCCGATTTAGCGCAAATTTTACGCAATAAACGTATGTCGCGCGGTGCGATTGACTTTGATTTCAAAGAATCAAAAGTACTTGTAAATGAAGACGGCTGGCCGACTGATATCGTGTTACGCGAACGTACAGTAGCAGAGCGTCTGATCGAGGAGTTCATGCTTGCAGCGAACGAAACGATTGCCGAGCATTTCCACTGGATGGAGCTGCCGTTCTTATACCGTATTCACGAAGATCCGAAGCCGGAAAAACTGCAACGTTTCTTTGAGTTTGTGACAAATTTTGGTATTATGATAAAAGGTACAGGGAACTCGGTGCACCCGAAAGCATTACAGGAAGTCATTCGTTCGATTGAAGGCTTGCCGGAAGAGCCGGTAATTTCAACGATGCTGTTACGTTCGATGCAGCAGGCGAAATATTATGCTGAGTCATTAGGCCACTTCGGTTTATCGACAGAGTTCTATACACACTTCACATCACCAATCCGTCGTTACCCGGATTTAATCGTCCATCGTTTAATCCGTACGTATTTGATTAATGGCGATACATCGAAGGAAACGGTTGTGCAATGGAGCGCGGTAATGGATGAAATTGCGGACCATACTTCTGGTCGTGAGCGTCGTGCCGTTGAAGCAGAGCGTGATACGGATGCACTGAAAAAAGCGCAGTTTATGTCCGATAAAATTGGGGAAGAGTTCGAAGGGATTGTTTCTTCGATTACGAACTTCGGTATTTTCGTAGAGCTTGAAAATACGGTGGAAGGTCTTGTGCATATTTCGAATATGACGGACGATTACTACCGTTTTGAAGATCGTCATATGATGATGATCGGTGAGCGTACTGGCCGCCAGTTCCGTATCGGGGATGAAGTGAAGATCCGTGTGGCGAATGTCGTGATCGAGGAATCTTCTGTCGACTTTGAAATCGTCGATATGGTGAGCAGCCCACGTCCGGCTCGTCGCCAAACATCGAAAGTCATCCATGCAGGTCGCAGAGAAGGCCGCAAAAAAGATGATGAGCGTACAGGCGAAAAACGTGACCGCAAATCGCGCGGTGGCAGTAAGGCACGTCCTGAAAAAGCGAAACGTTCAGGCTCATCTGACCGTGATCCACGCGGGAGACGCAAAGAAGGTAAATCAGGCGATAAGCCGAAGTTTTATGAAGGCATCGCAAAAGGCAAAAAGAAAAAAAGTAAAAAGAAATAG
- a CDS encoding alpha/beta hydrolase, with product MKSALSSPFFFQAGPRAVLLLHGFTGSSADVRMLGRFLEKHGYTSLAPHYKGHGVPPEELIVSNPEEWWQDVKNGYTQLKEAGYEEIAVAGLSLGGVFSLKLATSHPVKGVVTMCSPMTMRTTDIMFEGVLEYAKQYKKQQGKSEQEIELEIEAIKQQGMASLPELQQLIYDVRETIDLLYAPILVIQARNDKVINPDSANIIYDTVESIDKKISWYEHSGHVITLDKEKDQLHEEVLTFLNSLDWIV from the coding sequence ATGAAATCAGCTTTGTCTTCACCGTTCTTCTTTCAGGCTGGACCGAGAGCGGTTTTATTATTACATGGATTTACAGGTAGTTCGGCAGATGTGCGGATGCTTGGACGCTTTTTGGAAAAGCACGGCTACACATCGCTTGCCCCGCATTATAAAGGACATGGTGTTCCGCCTGAAGAACTGATTGTCTCAAATCCCGAAGAATGGTGGCAAGATGTAAAAAACGGGTATACACAATTAAAAGAGGCAGGCTATGAAGAAATCGCCGTTGCAGGATTATCGCTCGGTGGCGTATTTTCACTCAAGCTTGCGACAAGTCATCCGGTAAAAGGCGTTGTCACGATGTGCTCGCCGATGACGATGCGCACGACAGACATTATGTTTGAAGGCGTACTTGAATATGCAAAACAATATAAAAAACAACAAGGTAAAAGTGAACAGGAAATTGAATTAGAGATTGAAGCGATCAAGCAGCAGGGAATGGCATCACTGCCTGAACTGCAGCAACTGATTTACGATGTACGAGAGACAATCGACTTACTGTATGCGCCGATTTTGGTGATCCAGGCGCGCAACGACAAAGTCATCAACCCCGATTCAGCCAATATTATTTATGACACCGTCGAATCGATCGACAAAAAAATCAGCTGGTATGAGCATTCGGGCCATGTCATCACACTCGACAAAGAAAAAGACCAGCTTCATGAAGAAGTTCTCACGTTTTTAAATTCGTTAGATTGGATAGTCTAA